A genomic window from Streptomyces mirabilis includes:
- a CDS encoding helix-turn-helix domain-containing protein: protein MGEGAQVTQAEAGNRYEVFHTDCPARDVVDHVTSKWGIWVLISLRSNGLRFYELRDSIQGISEKMLAQTLRALVQDGLVWREVEPTTPPQVTYGLTEFGQDVGEPLTDLFDRITQRLPSSGTSAAERLSATGQAKQLTTPGP from the coding sequence ATGGGGGAAGGTGCGCAGGTGACGCAGGCCGAGGCGGGCAATCGGTATGAGGTGTTTCACACCGACTGCCCTGCGCGCGACGTGGTCGACCATGTGACCAGCAAGTGGGGTATCTGGGTGCTGATCTCCTTGCGGAGCAACGGCCTTCGGTTTTACGAGCTGCGTGACAGCATCCAGGGCATCAGCGAGAAGATGCTCGCTCAGACACTGCGCGCACTGGTCCAGGACGGCCTGGTCTGGCGGGAGGTCGAACCGACGACGCCGCCCCAAGTCACTTACGGGCTGACCGAGTTCGGTCAGGACGTCGGCGAGCCGCTGACGGACTTGTTCGACCGGATCACACAGCGGCTGCCATCCAGCGGAACGTCCGCCGCGGAGCGGCTGAGCGCAACAGGTCAAGCGAAGCAGCTGACCACCCCAGGTCCTTGA
- a CDS encoding SDR family oxidoreductase — MIVVTGATGNVGRPLTQVLAEAGEQVTAVSRHAAAVPDGVRHVPADLAEPQGLTPALDGAKALFLLLSGDLHAPEARPIDIIDLAAANGVRRVVLLSSQGVATRPLGPSRIAMRAVEDALRESGLDWAVLRPGGFASNALAWANSVRTQGMVAAPFGDVGVPIVDPADIAEVAAACLLDDRHTGGVFELTGPEVITPRQQTEAIAAALGSPVRFHELTREEAKAAMTQFVPPELADDTLDIISAPNPAELRISSDVERVLGRVPRPFNDWVARSIAAFR; from the coding sequence ATGATCGTGGTGACCGGGGCTACCGGGAATGTGGGCCGGCCTTTGACGCAGGTCCTGGCCGAGGCGGGCGAGCAGGTGACAGCGGTGTCGCGGCACGCGGCGGCGGTGCCGGACGGGGTCCGGCACGTGCCGGCTGACTTGGCCGAGCCGCAGGGTCTCACTCCCGCGTTGGACGGGGCGAAGGCGCTGTTCCTCCTGCTGTCCGGCGACCTGCACGCTCCCGAAGCCAGGCCGATCGACATCATCGACCTGGCCGCGGCCAACGGGGTCCGGCGGGTCGTCCTGCTCTCTTCGCAGGGCGTGGCGACCAGGCCGCTCGGTCCGTCGCGGATCGCGATGCGCGCGGTGGAGGACGCGTTGAGAGAGTCCGGCCTGGACTGGGCCGTCCTGCGACCGGGCGGCTTCGCCTCCAACGCCTTGGCCTGGGCGAATTCCGTCCGCACGCAGGGGATGGTCGCCGCACCCTTCGGCGACGTCGGGGTTCCGATCGTCGACCCGGCGGACATCGCCGAGGTCGCGGCGGCCTGTCTGTTGGACGACCGGCACACCGGCGGAGTCTTCGAGCTGACCGGGCCCGAGGTGATCACGCCGCGTCAGCAGACGGAAGCCATCGCCGCCGCGCTCGGCTCGCCGGTGCGGTTCCACGAACTCACCCGCGAGGAGGCCAAGGCCGCGATGACCCAGTTCGTGCCGCCGGAGCTCGCCGACGACACCCTGGACATCATCTCCGCCCCGAACCCCGCCGAACTACGGATCAGTTCGGACGTGGAACGAGTCCTCGGTCGCGTTCCGCGCCCCTTCAACGACTGGGTCGCCCGTAGCATCGCCGCTTTTCGCTGA
- a CDS encoding TniB family NTP-binding protein: protein MLAIEFARFIGLPLPSRYSQVEVTNEVCDLLCTLGCRLVLIDELQNLDIGTRVGAEASDQIKYLSERIPATFVLAGADVEGTGLFAGRRGGQIASRYSLIPTSPFGHKTEEQRSSWRSLVATLEESLRLHAHRAGTLLKLSSYLHDRTGGMIGSLSHLVREAALDAILDGSERITRASLERVDPDESAEQQNLPRARRRRTRIEKRTA, encoded by the coding sequence ATGCTGGCCATCGAGTTCGCCCGGTTCATCGGCCTGCCGCTGCCGTCCCGCTACAGCCAGGTCGAGGTCACCAACGAGGTCTGCGATCTGCTCTGCACCCTCGGCTGCCGTCTCGTGCTCATCGATGAACTGCAGAATCTTGATATTGGTACGCGGGTCGGCGCCGAGGCATCCGACCAGATCAAGTACCTGTCCGAGCGCATCCCCGCGACCTTCGTCCTGGCCGGTGCCGATGTCGAGGGCACGGGGCTGTTCGCCGGACGGCGCGGCGGGCAGATCGCCAGCCGCTACAGCCTCATCCCCACCAGCCCATTCGGCCACAAGACCGAGGAACAGCGCAGCTCTTGGCGGTCGCTGGTCGCGACACTGGAGGAATCCCTGCGGCTGCATGCCCACCGGGCAGGCACCTTGTTGAAGCTGAGCAGCTATCTGCACGACCGCACCGGCGGCATGATCGGAAGCCTGTCCCACCTCGTCCGCGAAGCCGCCCTGGACGCCATCCTCGACGGCAGCGAGCGAATCACCCGGGCGTCGCTGGAACGGGTCGACCCGGACGAGAGCGCCGAACAGCAGAACCTCCCGCGCGCACGCCGGCGCCGGACCCGCATCGAGAAACGGACCGCGTGA